The genomic interval ATttctgtaagtaatatttttaaacatagaaaatagCAACTGTTTTTCATCAGTTTCTTTAGCACTGTTGAGATTCATTCTGCAAAATCCAAAATTATTTTGTAGCTGTGAAAGTCTTAGAAGCTGAAAATGGATGTTTTACAATACAAATAATGGTTTATTTCAGACGCGGCCATGATGATTTAGGAGACCACTATTTAGACTGTGGAGATCTGAGTAATGCATTGAAGTGCTATTCTAGGGCAAGAGACTATTGTACTAGCCCTAAACATGTTGTAAATATGTGTTTAAATGTCATAAAGGTATGTACTAAGCCTTAGTGTGTTGtaaatatacagtcaaacatTGTTTGCTCGAACTCCAATAATTCAAACACTGCCCTTTGTATGAAGTCATCATCAGGTCCCAGCAATATCCCCTGTATAACATAAATTGTTTGATGATTTTGCTGGTCCAGTCAAGTTTCAAATGAACAGATGACTTTGTCTAAACGTCATGCTTGATCATTAATCAATAATGTAATAGATATGATGGTGCTGCCCCAGATCTTACCTTCCACCTGAAGTGCTGCCTCTCCAGAAGGAATGCTACTGTGGAGAGTTGAATGTGTTTGTTGCACGAGACAGGTTAATCTGAATGGAAAAATGATGTCTATGTAGGGAGGTTTTGCCTTAAGGGCTAGTTGTTAACGGAGGTTATCGTAAGTCtatgaaatacatgtttaaagGCATTTAAGAGGGTTACTGTGCTCAGTCAGAGAAGGTATAGTGGCATATAGTTCTGCCCATACTAGTCCATGCATCTTAAAAAATGTTCTGTCAAACTACTTTATTGTCAGATGGAGTTGATGCTGAGTGGTTATGATTTCGCAGGATGTGTAGATACAAGTTTTGAAAAACAACACAGTAGATTATCAGAAGGATATCAGATCATTTGAAAAGTGTATACTGTATAGGATATTGTTTATGTTAAACTTTGAAAGTCTTTAGCTGTGCCTAGTGGCATTGTAAATATTAAGATTTGCAGTATTAATATTCTTTTAAACTTACCGGTAACATGGAAGCTTCAGGTCAAATTTTATGGCTGTAGAGGACAACTGTAAGCTTCCGTAGCTTTCTGTCCGATTATTTTGTAAGTTGAATTAAAGTATGTATAACTAAACTAATTATATGGCAGTAGATATTTGTGTAGTTGAtacacaaacattttgtttaaaataatacatattaatttattaggTAGTAAAGAAAATATTGACTACCTTGTTGCATTGTTGGTGTCTTATATCTTAGATGGTCTTATTTTAGGTTAGTGTGTACCTACAGAATTGGTCACATGTACAGAGTTATGTAAATAAAGCAGAAAGCACTCCAGAAGTTACAGaggtaaaattttgttattttacatgCATAATAATTTTTCATCTTAAGTTTTTCAATGTAGTAAATTAATAAGGAGCTCAGCAACATTGGAACCTGAGTAGTTAAGTTATTGATTGCATTACTTTCTGCTTACTGCTCTGGTTCAACCTTTGCAATGAGTCAGATTTTATCAAGAATACAAGATAAATTGTCATGCAGAATGATGGTAGTTATACCCAAGTGTCTGTCTATGCCTTAATTATGCTTAAATAGGTTTAGTATCTTCTTTGCTAATAAGCCCAAGCTAATGTGGCTGTGACCAGCAGAAAAAGAAAATACTTGCTAACTTAAGTATCACTTGATTTCACGTTTTATTCCTCACAAACATagtcaaaacttaaaaaatactgATGTTCTTATATAACTAGCTTTCATATTTACCAAGTACATAGCATTTAGATATCATATGCATACAAATTCACATATAacaatttacaaatttacatataacaaattttgtttggCCTGTCTTCCTAGACCATATAGTTACTACATGTGGACTGAAGTTGTGGAATGGATTAAAAGCCGAGTATGTCAACTGTTAAATGGATTCGAATAAATGAAATGCCCAGTCCTTGTACTGTATATGTACCTTTTATTCAAACCAACCCAATTGTAGAAattgtattttgaattttgacttgAGGAGACTTTATCTTTAGTGCTATATACTCGGTTCATAATGAGTGCAATCGAAATAAGgcactgtattttatttttacagcatGGTAAAGATGGTGGACAGTCCGTGTTAACCAAGTTACGATGTGCTGCAGGACTTGCAGATCTTGCAactaaaaaatacaaatcagcTGCCAAATATTTCCTTCTAGCTAGTTTTGATCACTGTGATTTTCCAGAGGTATGTggtagatgtaaaaaaaaaaaagaaattacagtATATTTACACAGTTTGTTTTTTATGCCCTGAAGTGACGGCATATATATATGGTAATAACACCGTCTGTTAATTAGTCTGGCTGTCCGTCTGAAGCACTTAATATCTGTAATATATGTTACAGGTGAGGAACTTAAATCCTAACCCACAGGCAAGAGCACATCTAGGGCATTGTTTGCTTTTTTAGTGACATCTCTTGTTCTTACCCATTTCACTTCCTGTTTATGAGTTGCAAAACTTATGCCTTAAAagagtttgtttttattttgtgtacAAGATGCAAGTCGCTAACATAGTCGAAAGGCTAACAGTCGCCTTTCGGTTATGCAGTTTTGATGTTTCTAACATTACATTTGCAGTCCCGAATTGATTAACCACATAGTAAATTTACACCATACTGCTATTTCCAAATGATTTTTAATTGAAAGCTTGTATGGCATATACTGCATTTCCTAAAAAACTGTTACCTTCCAGTTGTTGTCACCTCATGATGTGGCCACATATGGTGCCTTGTGTGCCTTGGCTTCTTTTGACAGACAGGAGCTACAAAAAAATGTCATATCTAGCAGGTAAATTATATAATTCATACAAAAAACACCATGTACAGCAggtaaattatgtaaataaaactgaaattttattccTTAGACCCTTCAAAGGTTTGTTTCTTTTGTCAGTGGGTCTACCTTAAACTGACAGAAAAAATTAATTTAGCAACTTATGTAATGTATACAGATAAAATTCATATCGGGAAGGTGAATTAAACAGACAGTTAAAATACCTTATCTAACTGAtcacataaaaaaaaagaataacagacCTGATACGTCATATCTAGAAAGTAAATTATGTTGTACAGAAAAAAATCGTATCTAGTAGGAAAATTGTGTTATGCAGACTTTCCATGTGTTGTAAGAGTAATAGTTCAACCATTGTTGCATGATATCAAGCTAACCTGCTGTCATGgttgaaattatttaaagacaagTGCTTGAAAAATACTAACAAAAATGCATACAATGCTTTTGTTCTCATGAGAAAAAGTACATTTTGATAGGTTTTTAAGAATATATATGTTCCCCTTCTGATGATGATGAGGGGTGTATTCCCTGTATCCATCACTCAGTCTGCCTGTGTGTCTGTAGATAACCTTTGTCCTTTTCAGGTTTTATTCACTGTAAACTTTTCAAATAGATGTTAGTATTTTATAtgtgtatttgtttcattttcagttcTTTCAAGTTGTTTTTGGAGCTTGAACCCCAACTTCGTGATATTATCCACAAATTTTATGAATCCAATTATGCATCCTGTCTAAAATTACTAGATGAATTAAAGGtttgttaatttttctttttcacttttttaaattttaaatttttacttacAATTGATATTTATTTCAAGAGCTAGGTTTTAATAAGACatagtattttgtaacagttGATGTGCAAGCCATTTCCTTGTATTATTATGATATTCAGATAAAAGTTCTTATGCACTTTGTTAATCTCAGTATGatttatgaaaattataataGGAAGTACATTGATATtttaggctttttttttttttaggaaattgACAATGCTTTATTTCTGTTTACAGGACACTTTATACTTAGATATGTACCTAGTTCCACATGTAAATACCTTGTACTCACAAATAAGAAACCGAGCTTTATGTCAGGTATGTATTTTCTATAtttcagcattttcatttttaaagatgtAACTCAGCCagatcagaattatggcccttgacttagtcaaaaatatgcataaacaaGCATGCAAGTTGTGTCTCGGGGGCCTCCGAGGCCAAGTGGTTAAGCTccctgactttgaatcacttgcccctcactgatgtgggttcgagcctcactcagggtgttgaattcttcatgcgaggaagctatccagctggcttacggaaggttgttggttctacccagttgcccgcttgtgatgaaataatgcacagaggggcacctggggcttTCCTcccccatcaaagctggaaagtctccatacgATCTATAaatgtgtcagtgtgatgttaaacccaacaaaacaaactcgcatatcttaaaaagtatttgacctagggtcaagaaacatcataggaatatttttcagggtgtgaagttgtgcaccttggattttgttctggatttcTTTCAGTCAGActagagttgtggcccttgattgttaaaaatatgcataaatgggatacatgtttgtgtcgcatgtacctcaaaaagaATATTACTTAGTGTCTTAAAACATTGGGGTTTATGAAGTTGCCTCAAGGTcttctgttttggatttcactcaacTAGACTGGAGTAATGATCATTGACTTtaatagtgaaaaatacacatgaagtactttaaagtttgtgttgcatctGTTTAGTCAAAAAATGAATTACTCAAATTTGAAGAAATTGATCATGTCTGCCCTCTATTTTGAATAGTTCTAATCCAGTCCAATATTGCCcaaacttagaatatttattATATGCATAATAGCATGGCCACACTAATTTTAGATGTCCAACCTGATAGTCCAAGCCACTGCCATGTTTTGAGTTACTTAAATTTGCATAGATAGATTGAAGCTAATCTTAAACTTCAGCAGTTGTTTGATCacttaacttagaatgtttacAGGCATAATACTTCAGCCAAGTTCATTTACCATATATGTTGTCCAGATATcattgaattactcaaaattgttAAATTGACAGTGTCCGCTCTATAGCTCAAGTACTtgttatccagtgttcaccaaagctggtcagaatgtttaaaggGCATAACATCAAGGCCATATTCAATAACCAACTTAAAAAGTTCTAGTCAGTTTTGAGTTGTGGCCCGTGAATTACATTAAATTGTGCAAATTGACAATGTCTCCTAATTAACTTACATTTTGTTGTATGATAGCCATGGGGTGATTTATTATTTACAGTACTTTAGTCCATACTTGTCAGCTGATATGTCAAAGATGGCTACGGCATTCAACACCACTGTTTTAGATCTAGAAGATGAACTCATGCAGCTAATTTTAGACGGCCAAATCAATGCTAGAATAGATTCCCATAGCAaggtttgtaaaatattttaaagcaaaaaaatataGTAACAATTTATTTGAATTGGACACAAACTTCTTCTTTCCAGTCTGTATTTACTGTatatttttgttgagcccgcATAACTTTGagtgacatgcatggagcaatcttgtttatatttggcatgaatgttaacttcAGTAATACGGAGTGatatgcgcaaaccccaggttcccatctcaaaggtcaaggtcgcagttggaggtcaaatgtcatgtaaGATCTtgtcataactttgacatgtattgaggagtcttgtttatatttggcatgaatgtttaactcaatgagactgCATGCCTTGTGCAAACCCCAGGCTCCtgtctcaaagatcaaggtcatagttaGGGTCATAGGGTGGGCTCGACAGATTTGCCATGGGCATCTAGTATAATCTACTATGCATATtgtgaataattaataaaacaacTCCTAGAGCTACATGAAAACCATCTATTAGTTTCTTTTACTTTAATTAACTTGTTTACGATCTTTAACCTTTAAACTGTGCTGCgtagtacattttgtatatgatcAATTGTTCTATTGTTTGATGATAAAATGACTAGGTATATGATTCAGTCATTACTTGAAAAGAATTGAGTTTCTGATACACATTCctcaacacaaaaaaatattttcttgacatgttttaaagtgaaaaatgtacatttcagattttatatgCAAAAGACACTGATCAACGCAGCACAACATTTGAGAAGTCATTTACAATGGGGAAGGAATACCAGAGAAGAACAAAAGCCCTTATACTAAGATCAGCTGTATTAAAAAACCAAATTAATGTTAAGGTATGTCACAATATTTATATGCAAGCTTTGGTAAACCAGACAAATGAGATGGCGCCTGTGTCTGTTGGTGTATCCATCTGTCCGTcgtattttgtgtccagagcataactcaaTAATCATTCAAGAGAAtgattttaaacttggcatatagatgGATGGCAATAAGACCATGTGTGAAGCACATGAACCAGTTCTGTAGGtcgaaagtcaaggtcacaagcggagctcaaaggtcaaatttgtccctCATATTTTTTATCCAGAATGTCACTTtttaactattcaaggtattaacattaaacttggtatataggtagGTAGTgctaagatgacgtgcagagtgcatgaaccatgTCAGTATGTgattgtcaaaggtcaaggtcacagcgctCAAATGTCAAAGTTGTCCTTAATATTTTTTGTACGgagcataacttgataaccatttGAAGGGTTGTCCCGTTTTTGCATATAGGTTGGTGGCGATGAGACAGTGTTCAGAGCACATAATACAGCAAGatcatattttcacattttgtgTCCAGTCTCCAGAGAATAACTAAATAATCTTAAAAGTAATTACTTCTGGTTTGACAAACAGATAAGTGGGGATGAAGCGTTGTGCAGAGTGAATGAACTTGATTAGTAGGTCAGAGGTTATGGTTATAGATAACATTCTTCCCAGAAACTGCTGGcctgttttcaaaatgaaaatcaaCTCTCCTGAAACAGCTGACCTGACTTCCAAATAATTTCACTGAAACCCCTTTTGCTGACCCTATACTAAATCCTacaaatggaaactttaaaagttcttgtcagaaacagctcacttgatatacattcacacaaaCACCCCTCAGGGGATATATATATAGTGGTACCTTTCCTTTATGTATGTTGTTGAATCCtcaaaaaaattcatttaaggaACAGTGGCCCAAGTTCAATAATAAGTTATCACTGAATTTTTACAAGGGTTGAATTATTGGTAATACACTTCAGTGctataaaattatgtataattaatgaaataaatcaaacttTTCCTGCTCAAGTACTTTGATAtgattgcaatttttttttgaaatatcaaaataaaatattgtgtctTATCTAGTTATTTGACATGCACAGAAGTCATGGTAATGATAATTGTTACACATAACGGATGTTATTAATAttagaaattgatatttttgtcacTTAACAATAACATGACTTAGTAATACACGGTGAACTTTAATCTTCAAGGATGTCACTATAGTTTTCATGGTAGATTGCTGAAAAACTAAATTGACATCATtataatttcatgttttatgcATGTGTCGAAATGTCACGAAAGatgaactttgaaattttgtgtatttaaaaagaaacatggcCCAAGGAAATGATATTTACCTGTGGTATCATGACTAAATAGCTACTTCTTGATATAATCTCCAAAATATTATAAGGATGTAATAAACACGAAGGATGCTGTGACATTACTTTGCATCAGACTTGTGCTTGTTGTGACCGTAACCAAAACTTGCCTGAAGCATCTGTTTAAATTTCAGATAAGGTACCTGGGCTTTAACTTTTGAATATAATACAAGTTGAAACAAAATTGTGTATTATCTCTTATTTCAGTGTCCTCCACGAGAAGGCGGACAGGGTGGGGAAATGTCAATAGCTCCGGGAAATGCTTCATCTGCGAGAAACTGATAACATTTGGTGAACCTCAGATTGTCTTTCATGCTTTTACAAGGCTCCAAGATTCAATACATCCCAGAGCTGACAGCTCCATTCCAGATTAgcagtaaaaaaaatgttgaggGATGTTTTACAGTGAAGTGAGTGGACTCTACACATAACAAGGAATAGATGAGAAATGACCAGCTTGAATGAAAACTGAAAGTAAAAGCAATAGATTGTAGTAAGGTGAAATTTGCATTGAATTGCAAGCATGTTATGACAATTTCCAGTACAAGTCGACTACATTATTATCTGCTCATTGATGTACATGACTTGTGTACAAATTTGAGTCCATTTTGATTAGAAATTTAATATGTGTTTGAAAGTCAATTACTCAGTTATTATTCAGacaattatgaaaaggattctgAGACAAATTCCCAAGTCTAATATGAGTTAATGGGACTTCCGAATTTGGAGAATACAGAATTAAAGTTTCACTTGTCTTTATCACAGGAAGTACAGCTTTATTAAAAATAGATAAGGTGTACAATTATATATAATCTGGTTAATTGTTGCCAGTTTTGCTGACTTTGTGACGTTGATTCTCAAGGATAGTAAGCATATTGTGATTGTATTAATTGCATCATGGCAAAAAGTACCTTGTGGTATTAATGAAGATTGACATTGGCTGTCATATAGTggataaaaaaagcaaaattgttATAAATAACTGAACGTATTGTAATAATGttcttttcagttttcattgATGCTCATTTTAAAGACAAAGGCATCATTTCTTACAGAGAATGCAAGTGTGTATAATGTACAGGATTTTTCTATCCTAACTTGTAAATGACAGGTTTCCAGAACAGTACTATAGGACATAACCTTACTATATATTTTCCCTTGATTTTACCTCTAGCTACAGAATCAGATAATTACATACCAGTGATTGGATTTTTCTGCAACATACATCTTTCCAATTTCACTGGTTGTCATATCTACAGATCCTGTGGTCACAAGTTGAATCCCAGGGTGAGGCGTATCTTCTCCATGTTGATTTGCTAAaaagacatagtgtctgaaatcatttggcTCCACTTGATTTCATGTGGAGAAGAGAAGTTGGCAGTTTACTTGTGGAagactggtttgtactggtacagaattcagggaaccactggttagattaactccCTGCCATTACCTGAccgaagtactgttgaaaaagtGGCGTTAAACtcgaaacaaacaaattaaccCATGTTAGAACAAACAGGTTGCAGTTACAttacaaagaaaatgaaacaatgtCCGACATTTTACTAGAAGGTACTTTTTCCCAGGTTGCAGTTTTGTGTATATATTACTACACATACACTGTATCCATAGAAAGTGTTATCACTAATGAGGTAAATGTGTGCATTTACACATTCATTGTTAAATAGAAAGGCAGTGTGTCAGTCATAATAAATCTGTTGTTGATTTTTACAATAAGATATTGCTTTTAGTATATTCCATGGGGAGTACAAAAACCATAAATTTGTGGATATAGAATTCTTTTAAGATAGTGGTATTTTCTTTACTGAACAAGAACAGTTTAACACAATATTGAGTTTAAACAGTAAGAACATACaggttttttgtttgttcttttagTTTTTCCTTTCTGATTCTCATCTGCATTTTTTTGCAGCTTTTTGTAAAAGTGAGGTCAttcttattgtaccccccgacaacaaagttgtaagggggggtatactggtttcaggttgtctgtctgtctgtccgtctggccgtctgtacGTTAGACGCAATCTTTGTGGGCTCCATcttccttatccccttgacagaatttaatgaaccttcacacaagtgatcagtaccaacagtagttgtgcatagggcatgttaggttcttttagaaaaaaaatttgccagagttatgggactttgttttgtttgttactatactttttTCTTTTGACACAAtctttgtgcgcaccatctctcctcatcccatgacacattttaatgaaacttcacatcaggTGATCAGTACCCAACAGTagtgtgcatgggcatgttaggttcttttagaaaataaaatttgcagagttatgggtctttgtttttttgttactatactatatacaataGGAACACAAtctgtgcgcaccatctctcctcttccccttgacacaatttaatgaaaacttcacacaagtgtcaGTAAACAACTggtagttgtgcatggggaatgttaagttctttcagaaaaaaaaatgttgagagttatgggactttgtttttttttgttaatatactattaTACATtgagacacaatcttgtgcgcaccattctcctcatcccttgacacaatttaatgttttaagagacttcacacaagtgatcagtaactaCAGTTGTtgtacatggggcatgttaggttccttTCAGCGACAATAATTGCCGAGTTATGGGACCTGTTGTTTTGTTAACATAACTAATGTACATACAGTCGGCATATGCATCTTGTGTCTGCCTAATCTAcaaaacccttacacacaatatTAGTTAATGATACTTCACAcatgtgatcagtaccaaccctatttgtgcatggtgcatgttacattctttttagataaatatttttcatagttatgggactttgttttttgttactatatgtATACatcagtctatatacatacagtccacataattatgcaatcttgtgtgcgcccccccaaaattgcaatgtactgtgtcattgGCATGCggtggggtacattcatcaccccccctctttagtgatagctctgtTATAAAATATTTCCCATGATTGTAGTCTTGCTTATCAGTGGTTAATTTGCATGTTTGTTACAGAAAGCATTGTAGGAAATTGTGCCAGATCAAACACTTTGCAGCAGTCTGCACTATTTGGTTATAAAGAACAATAAATCATGACTGTTTACCATCTACCCTGTGGGAGCTGAAGGTCAAGCATGAAGCCCATGTGCAAAGCCTGTAATTTGTATAGCTCAGTGAATTGTGTGTCAAGGCAGTACTACAGTATTTAACTATTTAGATTTTACTCCCTTGTTAATCTGCAAGTCAGTTTGCTAGTGTGCATTGTCTAAGCTTATAATGTTAATGGAAAATGATATTGGTCCTAAAATGCTGATTTGCAAAATATGAATTATCAGTTTGTTTTAAGCTTAATATGTGCTTACTTGTTGGATTGTGTGACAGTATAGAACTTTTTTATTGTGCTTTCTTTAGCATTTAGATACCTAAATCAAATAATCTTTAAGGATAGGAAATAGTAATGATACTCAAACAAATGAAATTGTCAgaaataatttgcatatttaggTAAGAAATACACATGGCCCCAAATCTTTAGTTACAGATATATTAATCccaaatttatatttgaaaatgtgaatAATTACCATATAGTATCTgtgtattaaaacataaaattaacaggtTTGTGTGTATCCAGTACTGTGTGTTAGCTTTGGAAGCACAGTTTACAGTCAAACTTTATTCACTCAAACTTGAATATTTCGAACACCAACCTTTCCTCGAATTCATCAAACTGTGACTAATAAGTCCCTAAAATAAATATAGTGAAAACCTATCTGGTGTTCAGGCATGTTGTCCCACTATTTtaattaattcttcattttaaatcccTATATAATCCACATTGTTTGATGGCTTGAACTACCAATAACTCAGACATATTTTGACAGTCCAGTTAagttcaaaataatgaaatttgactCTAAATGCATTACGACAAGAAAtggaattttttgaaaaaaatgtcttctACATGACATTCAATTCTAAATGAAACTGTGCAAGCTCAGTTTATATTTTTAGtcaagttaaattcatttgatgagtattttctacattaaaaattagtatctaaaaataaacttttttagtGAAAGATGTGCTTTGGATCAAATGTGCTAGAATAAGTAGTGACTTCTGCTTATTATCCTGTAGTCCGAATTTATAGCAGGTTTTCCTCTTGACTGCTATTTGTAGTTGGTCATTAGATGCTGAGTATTGTTTTGACTATTTTACATTGATTCAGTGTAATgtgagaaagtaaaaaaaaaagaagattttttttggaaTGGGTGGAGGGATGTCTTTTTGCTCAGAACTTTAAAAGGTAAGTAACAAAACATAGAGTCACATACAGTAAAATTGCTTCATTTCATGTACATAAAAATAAGTGGGTTTtgcaaaaatgactttttttggaaTCATTGAATTTCTTTGTACATTTCACTCTATCTTGGTAAGCAGAAATCCATGAATTCGTATTccaacaagataaacatttttggCAGAACCACGAAATTTtgtacttaaataaataaataatttgacaGTATTTTGCGTGGCCATGAATTTGTGgatataaatatcttttaaagatACAATAATATAGGAGATTTTTCCTCAGTGGGATTCATTAACCTGGATTAACACAATCACAGAATCCTCAAAAGTACGTCCCTCACAAGTATATTCAAAGTATAAGATAATTGTATTCTTTGTGGCTTTTG from Mercenaria mercenaria strain notata chromosome 2, MADL_Memer_1, whole genome shotgun sequence carries:
- the LOC123563299 gene encoding COP9 signalosome complex subunit 1-like, which codes for MPLPIQQGLFQAAAEPMQVDAAPEENDNIEDVQYIVEATTLDLEQYASQYTGLAKLNRLRFIADHCPPLKLDALRMALSYVMTTYNTNMYQQIYRKLQEAVSANSSLPDAVAGAIHNVTPLDAQWIETTAKKAALKLEKLDTDLKNYKSNSIKESIRRGHDDLGDHYLDCGDLSNALKCYSRARDYCTSPKHVVNMCLNVIKVSVYLQNWSHVQSYVNKAESTPEVTEHGKDGGQSVLTKLRCAAGLADLATKKYKSAAKYFLLASFDHCDFPELLSPHDVATYGALCALASFDRQELQKNVISSSSFKLFLELEPQLRDIIHKFYESNYASCLKLLDELKDTLYLDMYLVPHVNTLYSQIRNRALCQYFSPYLSADMSKMATAFNTTVLDLEDELMQLILDGQINARIDSHSKILYAKDTDQRSTTFEKSFTMGKEYQRRTKALILRSAVLKNQINVKCPPREGGQGGEMSIAPGNASSARN